Within the Nicotiana tabacum cultivar K326 chromosome 11, ASM71507v2, whole genome shotgun sequence genome, the region AATAAAGGTGCGACATTGACCGACAGCGTGAATCTGGATGACTTGAGTCATGTGTTCGTTAAGTGTCTTCAGAGCAACAGTCAAGAACTAATAAACAACTTTGTTTCTAATGAGAACAAACTGCATTTTGATGGAGCAGCGGAGGGTATGGAGTTTATACCAGTTGAGCCTGAGTGGGAAGAGGATGATATTTACTCAATCCATCGGAAGGACGCGATGAAAATGACGAGGTAAATTTTACTTGCACTTGTGTATAGGCATTTACCTTTAGAATGATAATATGAGTAAATGACCATTTCCTTGCTTCccttttttaatttcatttaagATTGCAAGGATGGTTTATAATGAAGATAAGGATAATCAAGCGTTGGCTGGGTTTTGTTCATGCCAGTAACTTGATTGGAAAAACGAAAGCGTTAAGATTTTAGTCAAATGTGTTAAAACTGTGACTCTTGTTTTTCTTTCACAAAAAAACTTTGATTCTTGTTACTGAAAGTCTGAACCATGCACCAATTTGAAGAATCCAAAAAGAGATAAGACGACATTCGTGAGAGGAAAAAGAATTTAACACCCTTTTCATCTATCCTCCCCTTTCTTTTACCTATTGCCAGTATTAACACCTTTTTCGAAGTAAATATAGAAGCAAGTGGAAAGATGGGATGCAGAAAATTTACAGCTAAAACACAATAGGGCACAAGCTGAATATTCCACTATTTAAATACCAAAGATTTCGATCATCTATTGATACAGATACTTAGCGGGGAATATAGTAAAACTCTACAGGTGCAACTGAACAGTAGTCCTATTTATCAGTGCAGCTAAGACTGGTGGCTTGAGTTTGTGTTTCATGAAATCTTTTATATTACATACGTGTGAGACTGTGGTAGTTGGTGAATCTTTCTTTTATTAGTGATATTTCTCTACTTGAGGTGATACTCTCTCTAAGATCCTGTGAGCCAAAGATATCTTCTCAAAGCTCGGCCTGGTTTGGTTGTCAAATAAAGAATTATTCATATGTGGCCCATTTGGAGATGGCATACTTTAGTATGAAAATATTGGGAGAATTTTAGTGGCCAAACAACTTCAATAGCAAATATCATCTTTGCAAACTAAGTTATGCAACATAATATGATGAAACAAACCATCTTCGTTCTTTGTTATATTTTCATTGCAACCGTAGTTTTTAGAAGGTACATGCTTTTGAACGTGTTAAGCTCTTATCCTCGTTATTATTAAATCATTCTGAGATCCTCTCTTCTTCTATAAACAGGTCAGCAGCTCGACACTCTAAGGCTGCCAGTGACGCCTATCTCAGAGGTGACCACTTATCTGCCCAACATTTTTCTCTAAAAGCCCAAGAAGAGTGGGTTGTCGCTAACAGGCTAAATGCCCAGGCAGCAAAGGAAATTCTGAGTGTCCGCAACTGTAAGAATGATGAATGGACATTCGACTTGCATGGTCTTCATGCAACAGAGGCAGTTGAAGCTTTACGAGAACATTTGCAAAAGATTGAATCTCAGGTGAATCGTGCTGGTCATATGAATCAAGTGAACTTGAAGCCCAGCTTTGGAGCTGCTGTATCTGTTGAAACTTCAGATCGTATTGATGTGGATAATGAGAGCAAAGGATCCCTGATGAATAAGCAGCGACCAGCTTTCTTGGAGGTCATAACAGGTATTTTTCTCTTGAAAAGTGTTGCTCAAGGATATGATACATCTTATAAGTAGAGATGTATTCACCAGCAACATGTTCTTCAATGTGGTTGTAGTTATAAGTTGCGTGTTTGAACCTGTTTTCACTTATATCTGGATGACTGTCACTTCACCACTCACTCTATATCTTTAGCTCTAGGCATTCTGTTGCTATCTGGAAGTATTGTGAGAATGGTgtgttttctaaaaatgttgtgCATTAGTTGCTTTAACTCGGAAGATTGAGTAGCCTGCTGTGACTTGCTAAGCTTGATACGTGATGAATCAGTATCAAGAGCTCAATTTCATACATGTTATCAGGTCATAGCATCACGTACATAAATGAGTCTGTAATCCTTCCTTTTAATAAAGCATACTTGTTATGTTGATCATTCTTCCCAGCGTGGCAAAACTTCTCATGGATCGtcatttgtttttgaattttattaatTGGAGCATCTTTTGTTTACTAGTTTAACTGATTACAAGCATAGGTTCGTCTGACTAGTCTGAAGTGTTGCTGTATCCAATTTCACAGGTAAAGGAACTCATAGCCGGGGACATGCTGCCCTTCCATTGGCCATAAGAAGCTTTCTCATCGAAAACGGGTATTATTCTCTTCCTTTAGGCATACAGGTCCTCCAAGTGCTCTAGTTTGTGCGGTTCTAATTTTCTAAGTCAACATTTAGCAAATGTTCACTTTACCCAGTCAAACTAAATGAAACATGAATATTATGTTCTGCAGATACCGTTATGAGGAGACAAGGCCGGGGGTTATCAGAGTTAGGCCAAAGTTCCGACCACAATAAATAAAGTTTATGCCCCCACCCCTCCCCCCACCCCAAACAACCACGCCCCAACAAAAAAAACAAGCAAACACTTCTCTATATTATTATCTTTGTTGAGAGATCTTGAGTCTCAGAATTGGTCCGAGACTCAAATCCTCCTTTGGTGGTTTGCGTAACTATATACTCGCTCTGTTCCATGATATATGTAACTATTTCCTTTTAGTAGGTTCTAAAAAGAATGACACCTATTGTATTTGGTATATTTGACTTTGAACTCTACATTTATCCTTAACAGCATGCTCTTGTAGTCATAGAACTGTCATGGTATGTTTAGAATCACAAGTTCTATAGGGTGGTTTTGGCATGTGTAAAAGTCTTTTTTCTTAATTCTATGTTCGATCATATGTCAGTCGTTTAAAATGAAACAGATGGAATAGTAAGTATTATGCATCTTGCTTTAGTAGTTTTGGTAATTCGATACCACTGAATATTATGCTTTTCATTGCTTATACTCCCTCCggtcacttttacttggcatatatactaaaaatagatgttcacttttacttgacacTTTACACATATCAAGAAAAGACAACAAATTATTTCCTGTTTTATCTatagtatttattactcatttcaaatcattttctcaaatgcaataaaatatgcatcaattaatatgggtatcatggtaaattatacacttcatttattattttttaaggggtgtgaaaagtcaaaaggtgccaagtaaaagtgaccGGAGGGAGCACTAGAATATATTGGAGGCATCTTTGGCACCATAGTCCTAATACTAAGGTTTTATAAACTTGATAAATTTTTAATCACTGGTGGGATTGTGATACTGCAACTGCCAAAGCTCTATCCTCTTCTAAATCTTATCATAGTTTTTTCTTTCCCTTGCCAACAAGAGGTTCTTTCATCGGTATGACTCCACAAAATCTTCTCTGTTCCATTAATCTCTTTTGTTTTTAGAGCA harbors:
- the LOC107831595 gene encoding uncharacterized protein LOC107831595 — protein: MAASTSVTSPHRKMSGRRAKTSGWAAFDHNERRKQQGLEPEPETEPFPLLSVPTTSLSVPSQSITKNSGDMVDKPFSSLLRPSVSFPSLMATEGSDANQIQVGNSRLNQSDGFIKERGFLEVCQKLKELHPWADDTLITDVMAGVNDFNTALTLLEAMISPDHTYVAHDNRKTKGFDIDNFLTPKEANTPCVQKFKEGETDTKGVKSNNEAPLTNNSNFAANKGATLTDSVNLDDLSHVFVKCLQSNSQELINNFVSNENKLHFDGAAEGMEFIPVEPEWEEDDIYSIHRKDAMKMTRSAARHSKAASDAYLRGDHLSAQHFSLKAQEEWVVANRLNAQAAKEILSVRNCKNDEWTFDLHGLHATEAVEALREHLQKIESQVNRAGHMNQVNLKPSFGAAVSVETSDRIDVDNESKGSLMNKQRPAFLEVITGKGTHSRGHAALPLAIRSFLIENGYRYEETRPGVIRVRPKFRPQ